The DNA region GAGGCGTGTTCCTCAACCGTGATAATAAACGGCTGTTCCCCTGCCAGCTTCTTAATCAGTTCTTCATCCAGCGGCTTGGCAAATCTGGCATTGACGACGGTGAGTTCAATCCCTTCCTTTGCCAGAACTTCGGCCGCAGTATATGCCGGATAGACCATCGAGCCGTATGCTAAAATCGCGCCGCCCCTGCCGTCTTTAAGTATTTCTGATTTAGCTAATGCAAGCGGTGCTGATTGGGTAAACAATGGCTTCGGGGTTTCTGTCCGCGGGTAACGGATAAAGACCGGCTGGTTTAATGTCAAGGCAAAGGCAAGCATCTGGGTGAGTTCACTTCCATCTTTGGGCGACATCAGGACGAATTCCGGGAACATCCTTAAATAGGCAATATCAAAAACACCGTGATGGGTGGCGCCGTCGCTGCCGACTAAACCGGCGCGGTCCATGGTAAATACGATATGATTTTTTTGCAAGGCGACTTCCTGGAAAAGCTGGTCAAAGGCGCGTTGTAGGAATGTCGAATAAATGCCGGCGATAGGTTTTAACCCCTGTTTGGCAAGCCCGGCGGCCAGGCCGAGTGCGTGCTGTTCGCAGATGCCGACATCGAAATACCGGTTCGGGTAGGCTTTTTCGAATTCCACAAGTCCCGTGCCTTCGGGCATTGCTGCGGTGATAGCCACGATACGGCTGTTCTCGCGCGCCAGTTCGGCTGCCGAGCGGGCAAAGACATCCGTGTAAGTTTCCGCATTCTGGCGCAGGCTGACTTTACCGTCATCGGAATATTTTACCGGGTTCATGCCGTGCAGGTTACAGGGGTCTTTCATGGCAAGTTCGGAGCCCTTGCCTTTTTCCGTGATGACGTGAATAAGAATGGGCTGTTTGAGTTTCTGTATTTCACGGAATAGCTGTATCATTTTCGGGATATTGTGCCCGTCCACCGGCCCGTAATAGGAAAATCCGAGTTCTTCGAAGATAAATCCGCCCAGAAACGACATCGCCGAGGAGCGCAGGTGGCCTATGGTTTTTCCCACGGTCTGGCCGACCTTGGGCAGGGATTCCGCAATGCGGTAGAGTTCGTTTTTGACATCCTGGTAAAGATGGGTGGTGCGCAGTTTATTGAGATAATTCGCCATTGAGCCGATGGTGCGCGATATTGACATTTTATTGTCGTTAAGAATGACGATTAAGTCCGGCTTGACCGTACCGGCGTGGTTAAGCGCCTCAAAGGTCATTCCGGCGGTCAGGGCGCCGTCGCCTAAGACGGCGATTGCCTTATTATTATTTTTGAGTAGACCATTGGCGCAGGCGATTCCCAAAGCAGTGGAAACCGAAGTGCCGGCATGGCCAACCTTGAACGAATCATAAGGGCTTTCTTCCGGCGCGGTAAATCCGCTCAAGCCCCCGCCCATCCGCAGGGTATCTATTTTATCCAACCGTCCGCTTAGGATTTTATGGGTGTAGCACTGGTGGCTGACATCCCAGGCAATTCGATCTTGAGGAAAATTAAAGACGTAATGCAGGGCGATAGTGAGTTCGATTACCCCGAGGTTGGAGCCCAGGTGCCCGCCGTTTTTATAGACCACTTCTATGATTTTCCGGCGGATTTCCTCTGCCAGCTTGGGCAATTCCTCGACCGGTAATTTCTTCAACTCTTCAGGAGCTTTAATCTTTTCCAGCAATGCCATATTCGGTTTATTATACACAAATAAGCCGCTTTATCAAATAAATCCCGATAGGCCGTTTATGGACAAAACCGATTTCAGTTGACCCCGCCGGATATAATGTGTATCTTGGAATATCCAGCGGGGCAAGCCCCGTTTTATTTATTCTCAGTGTTCTCTGTGCCTCTGTGGCTAATTGAATTATGATATTACAAAATCCGCTTGGTTTATTGGGCCTTTTGCTGATACCGCTTTTAATACTGCTCAAATTCCTCAGGGCGCGCCCGCGCACCGTGGTCGTGCCGAGCCTTTTAATCTGGGAACGCGTCAGCTCCGAAGGCGTTGAGGATAAGAAACATTACCGCTATAATTTCTTATTAGTCCTGCTTATCCAGATTATCGCCATTGCTCTTCTTTCCTTTGCCAT from Planctomycetota bacterium includes:
- a CDS encoding 1-deoxy-D-xylulose-5-phosphate synthase, coding for MYNKPNMALLEKIKAPEELKKLPVEELPKLAEEIRRKIIEVVYKNGGHLGSNLGVIELTIALHYVFNFPQDRIAWDVSHQCYTHKILSGRLDKIDTLRMGGGLSGFTAPEESPYDSFKVGHAGTSVSTALGIACANGLLKNNNKAIAVLGDGALTAGMTFEALNHAGTVKPDLIVILNDNKMSISRTIGSMANYLNKLRTTHLYQDVKNELYRIAESLPKVGQTVGKTIGHLRSSAMSFLGGFIFEELGFSYYGPVDGHNIPKMIQLFREIQKLKQPILIHVITEKGKGSELAMKDPCNLHGMNPVKYSDDGKVSLRQNAETYTDVFARSAAELARENSRIVAITAAMPEGTGLVEFEKAYPNRYFDVGICEQHALGLAAGLAKQGLKPIAGIYSTFLQRAFDQLFQEVALQKNHIVFTMDRAGLVGSDGATHHGVFDIAYLRMFPEFVLMSPKDGSELTQMLAFALTLNQPVFIRYPRTETPKPLFTQSAPLALAKSEILKDGRGGAILAYGSMVYPAYTAAEVLAKEGIELTVVNARFAKPLDEELIKKLAGEQPFIITVEEHASSGGFGSAVLECLNRLGKDTGKTRCLGIPDKFIEHGNRAKLLASLGLDAEGIIKTVKTLVKK